In one Planctomycetota bacterium genomic region, the following are encoded:
- a CDS encoding ammonium transporter, whose protein sequence is MDCSKSARAAGPWVRGAREATRWCLPVMVAALVVALGGVSFAQDAALADAPAAAATAPQSPSIDEMVPKLWMAADTVWVLICSMLVFFMNLGFGCVESGFARAKNCVNILSKNFIVFAATAIAFWLFGWDVMFGSGDGAFYGNSGSFMVGGADNSPAMGDQYKGVYSAISWANVPLWTKFFFQLVFAGTAATIVSGAVAERIKYHAFILFSFLMALVIYPVTGHWIWGFGYLAKEWNFWDFAGSTVVHSVGGWAALTGAIVLGPRIGKYGSDGRPRAIPGHNMTAAFIGCLVLWFGWFGFNPGSTMSVAADGGALASQVAVNTNTAAAAATLTATIAAWLLLGKPDIGMTLNGCLAGLVAITAPAAFTNVTCSAIIGAIAGVLVVFAVLAFDRARVDDPVGATSVHLVNGIFGTLCVGLFTTTDLSTTVLTGPFGSAAAGGPYAGLFFGGGTKQLVAQIVGILLVGAYVVPVSAICWLILKAVVGLRVSPQEEIEGLDIGEHGNEAYHGFVLTRAE, encoded by the coding sequence ATGGATTGCTCGAAGTCGGCCCGCGCTGCGGGCCCGTGGGTTCGTGGTGCCCGAGAGGCGACGCGCTGGTGTCTCCCGGTGATGGTCGCGGCCCTGGTCGTGGCCCTGGGAGGTGTGTCGTTCGCCCAGGACGCGGCGCTGGCCGACGCTCCGGCGGCCGCGGCCACTGCCCCTCAGTCACCGTCGATCGACGAGATGGTGCCCAAGCTGTGGATGGCTGCCGACACCGTCTGGGTGCTGATCTGCAGCATGCTCGTGTTCTTCATGAACCTCGGGTTCGGCTGCGTCGAGTCGGGCTTCGCCCGCGCCAAGAACTGCGTCAACATCCTCTCGAAGAACTTCATCGTCTTCGCGGCGACGGCGATCGCCTTCTGGCTGTTCGGCTGGGACGTGATGTTCGGCAGCGGTGACGGCGCGTTCTACGGCAACTCAGGGTCGTTCATGGTCGGGGGTGCCGACAACTCCCCGGCGATGGGCGACCAGTACAAGGGCGTCTACTCGGCGATCAGCTGGGCGAACGTGCCGCTGTGGACGAAGTTCTTCTTCCAGCTCGTGTTCGCCGGGACGGCGGCGACGATCGTCTCGGGGGCGGTCGCCGAGCGGATCAAGTACCACGCGTTCATCCTCTTCAGCTTCCTGATGGCGCTGGTGATCTATCCCGTCACCGGCCACTGGATCTGGGGTTTCGGCTACCTCGCCAAGGAGTGGAACTTCTGGGACTTCGCCGGCTCGACCGTCGTCCATTCCGTCGGCGGCTGGGCGGCTCTCACCGGAGCGATCGTCCTCGGCCCCCGGATCGGCAAATATGGGTCCGACGGAAGGCCGCGGGCGATCCCCGGCCACAACATGACCGCCGCTTTCATCGGCTGCCTGGTGCTGTGGTTCGGGTGGTTCGGGTTCAATCCCGGCAGCACGATGAGCGTGGCCGCCGACGGCGGTGCCCTCGCCAGCCAGGTGGCCGTCAACACCAACACGGCCGCCGCGGCCGCGACGCTGACCGCGACGATCGCCGCGTGGCTCCTCCTCGGCAAGCCTGACATCGGCATGACGCTCAACGGCTGCCTCGCGGGGTTGGTGGCGATCACGGCTCCGGCCGCGTTCACCAACGTGACCTGCTCGGCGATCATCGGCGCGATCGCCGGCGTGCTCGTCGTGTTCGCCGTGCTGGCCTTCGACCGGGCCCGGGTCGACGATCCCGTCGGGGCGACGAGCGTGCACCTCGTCAACGGAATCTTCGGCACGCTGTGCGTCGGACTGTTCACGACGACCGACCTGTCGACCACCGTCCTCACCGGACCGTTCGGCAGCGCGGCCGCCGGCGGCCCGTACGCGGGACTGTTCTTCGGGGGAGGCACCAAGCAGCTCGTGGCCCAGATCGTGGGCATCCTCCTCGTGGGCGCCTACGTGGTCCCGGTGTCGGCGATCTGCTGGCTGATCCTCAAGGCAGTCGTCGGTTTGCGTGTGTCGCCGCAGGAGGAGATCGAGGGGCTCGACATCGGCGAGCATGGCAACGAGGCCTACCACGGCTTCGTCCTCACCCGCGCCGAGTGA
- a CDS encoding PLP-dependent transferase, which translates to MNRPGTGAPNPRPGADASAAPAASAGVGPSTTAVHGGESRDKPGNSLTDPIFATSTYTFTDTDSIVRYIEEKQRREEYGRYGNPGERVVEAKLAALEGAEAATLFASGMAALVGVLMAHANAGDEIVFFDECYHRSREFCRRHLTRFGVGFREVATCDYDAMEAAITPRTRFVVSESPTNPHLSVVDIPRFAELGRRRGVLTLIDATLGTPYNVRPVEAGVDFVLHSATKYLGGHNDLLAGVVLGSKALIDPVRYLRGIMGGVSSPHVAYLLERGLKTFAVRMERHNANGLAVARYLERHPRVERVFYPGLESHPFHAVARDSMRGYGGLVTFLLRDADWRQTAAVVDRMKIARIGPSLGGVETLIEQPLVMSYWNYSPAERATFRIPDSMIRMACGIEDADDLIADLGQALALPG; encoded by the coding sequence ATGAACCGACCCGGCACGGGCGCTCCGAACCCGCGCCCCGGCGCCGACGCATCCGCGGCGCCCGCAGCCAGCGCCGGCGTCGGCCCGTCGACGACCGCCGTCCACGGTGGTGAGTCCCGCGACAAGCCGGGCAACTCGCTGACCGATCCGATCTTCGCGACGTCGACCTACACCTTCACCGACACCGACTCGATCGTCCGCTACATCGAGGAGAAGCAGCGCCGCGAGGAATACGGGCGCTACGGGAATCCCGGCGAGCGCGTCGTCGAAGCGAAGCTGGCGGCCCTCGAGGGGGCCGAGGCGGCGACGCTGTTCGCCTCGGGCATGGCGGCGCTGGTCGGCGTGCTGATGGCACATGCCAACGCCGGCGACGAGATCGTCTTTTTCGACGAGTGCTACCACCGCAGCCGGGAATTCTGCCGCCGCCACCTGACGCGCTTCGGGGTCGGATTCCGCGAGGTGGCGACCTGCGATTACGACGCGATGGAGGCGGCGATCACGCCACGGACCCGGTTCGTGGTCAGTGAATCGCCGACCAATCCACACCTCTCGGTGGTCGACATCCCGCGCTTCGCGGAGCTCGGACGGCGCCGTGGCGTGCTGACGCTGATCGATGCCACGCTCGGGACGCCCTACAACGTCCGCCCTGTCGAGGCGGGTGTCGACTTCGTCCTCCACTCGGCGACGAAGTATCTCGGCGGTCACAACGACCTGCTCGCCGGCGTGGTCCTCGGCTCGAAGGCGCTGATCGATCCGGTGCGCTACCTCCGCGGGATCATGGGGGGGGTGAGTTCTCCCCACGTCGCCTATCTCCTCGAGCGCGGCCTGAAGACGTTCGCCGTGCGGATGGAACGCCACAACGCCAACGGTCTGGCGGTCGCCCGCTACCTGGAGCGCCATCCGCGCGTCGAGCGGGTCTTCTACCCGGGCCTGGAGAGCCATCCGTTCCACGCCGTGGCGCGCGACTCGATGCGCGGCTACGGTGGTCTGGTGACGTTCCTGCTCCGCGATGCCGACTGGCGGCAGACGGCGGCCGTCGTCGACCGGATGAAGATCGCCCGGATCGGACCGAGCCTCGGGGGAGTCGAGACGCTGATCGAGCAACCGTTGGTGATGAGCTACTGGAACTACTCCCCGGCGGAGCGGGCCACGTTCCGGATACCCGACTCGATGATCCGGATGGCGTGCGGCATCGAGGACGCCGACGACCTGATTGCCGACCTCGGGCAGGCCTTGGCGCTGCCAGGGTGA
- a CDS encoding SDR family oxidoreductase, whose protein sequence is MSTPAALAGRTALVTGSSRGIGRAVAVALAAAGARVAVHGRSAAGAEATVAALPDPALHAGTFLADLARPGAADGLVAEVTAALPGIDVVVAVAGADVLTGAAAQWPFSRKLEELLAVDVVATAMLARGLGAWMRDHRGGAIVTIGWDQVEVGMEGDSGELFALSKGAVMAFTRSLARSLAPQVRVNCVAPGWIRTAWGEGASEAWQRRAMRESVLGRWGTPEDVAAAVAWLASDDAAFVTGQVVPVNGGFRRA, encoded by the coding sequence ATGAGCACCCCGGCCGCGCTCGCCGGTCGGACGGCGTTGGTGACCGGTTCCAGCCGCGGGATCGGCCGGGCCGTGGCGGTCGCGCTCGCCGCCGCCGGCGCCCGGGTCGCCGTCCACGGCCGCAGTGCTGCCGGCGCCGAGGCGACCGTCGCCGCACTTCCCGACCCGGCCCTCCATGCGGGCACGTTTCTCGCCGACCTCGCCCGTCCCGGCGCCGCCGACGGGCTCGTCGCGGAGGTCACGGCGGCACTGCCGGGGATCGACGTCGTCGTGGCGGTGGCGGGGGCCGACGTCCTCACCGGCGCGGCGGCGCAGTGGCCCTTTTCGCGCAAGCTCGAGGAGTTGCTCGCCGTCGACGTCGTCGCCACCGCCATGCTCGCGCGCGGGCTCGGCGCGTGGATGCGCGATCACCGTGGTGGGGCGATCGTGACGATCGGTTGGGACCAGGTGGAGGTCGGGATGGAGGGGGACAGTGGCGAACTGTTCGCCCTGTCGAAGGGGGCGGTGATGGCGTTCACGCGGAGCCTCGCCCGGTCGTTGGCACCACAGGTGCGGGTCAACTGCGTGGCCCCGGGGTGGATCCGGACGGCGTGGGGCGAGGGGGCGAGCGAGGCCTGGCAGCGCCGGGCGATGCGCGAGAGCGTGCTTGGCCGATGGGGCACGCCGGAAGACGTCGCCGCGGCGGTGGCCTGGCTGGCATCCGACGACGCGGCCTTCGTCACGGGGCAGGTCGTCCCGGTCAACGGTGGCTTCCGCCGCGCGTGA